One segment of Chitinophagaceae bacterium DNA contains the following:
- the dnaG gene encoding DNA primase, with protein sequence MIPSHTIEEIRNKADIEDVVSDYVSLKKKGKNLWGCCPFHDEKTPSFTVSPAKGIFKCFGCGKAGDSITFIMEKEKFAYTDALKYLAQKYGITIEEKQYSLEEKKESDEKEALYHLLHNAKEKFQKNLLQEQSQAALTYLKNRGLNTEVMQKFELGYSLDAWNDLLNYYKKMGYSEELLEKSGIIIVREEESGKKIYDRFRNRIMFPIHNLIGKTIGFGARLLKNEENQPKYLNSPETIVYKKNEVLYGIFQAKESIKHEDNCYLCEGYMDVISLHMAGIQNTVAASGTSLTENQIKQIKRFTHNVTTLFDGDNAGIKASFRGIDMLLSQDINVKVVPFPENEDPDSYAHKLGPQPFKEFLKTNATDFILFKTKILLKNIQNDPIKKTEITTDIITSISCIPNIIKRDLYIQECSDILKINKDIIEVALQNILSPQKKDTQKNKIHPTNVTSAKEKPIKEKITYQEEESIRILLLYGKETIKQPESQDIQALTYFFKETEDDGISFQSPLYQEIYALFKQKLQEGILVDMDYFLKHESLEIRNCVASLIGKEDKHEFSKNWQERYEINIPTEKEELKQSMYTNIIRLKLSFIKFLRKQNIEKLTNPEYAQDEILQEIKEQNTIIQELSKIIGKVYEL encoded by the coding sequence ATGATCCCATCGCATACTATAGAGGAAATTAGAAATAAAGCAGATATAGAAGATGTGGTATCTGATTATGTATCCCTCAAAAAAAAAGGAAAAAATCTATGGGGATGCTGTCCTTTTCACGATGAAAAGACACCTTCTTTCACTGTATCCCCAGCCAAAGGCATATTCAAATGCTTTGGTTGTGGGAAGGCAGGAGATTCTATTACCTTCATAATGGAAAAAGAAAAATTTGCATACACCGATGCTCTCAAATATCTTGCCCAAAAATACGGTATAACCATAGAAGAAAAACAATATTCTTTGGAAGAAAAAAAAGAATCCGATGAAAAAGAAGCTCTGTATCATTTACTTCACAATGCAAAAGAGAAGTTTCAAAAGAACCTATTGCAAGAGCAATCACAGGCAGCTCTGACGTATCTCAAAAACAGAGGACTGAATACGGAAGTAATGCAGAAATTTGAACTCGGATACAGTTTAGATGCTTGGAACGACCTCCTCAATTACTATAAGAAAATGGGATATTCCGAAGAACTCTTAGAAAAATCAGGAATTATAATAGTACGAGAAGAAGAAAGCGGTAAAAAAATATACGATAGATTTAGAAATAGAATTATGTTCCCCATTCATAATCTTATAGGAAAAACAATAGGATTTGGAGCAAGATTACTCAAGAATGAGGAAAACCAACCGAAATATCTCAACTCTCCCGAAACCATTGTATATAAAAAAAATGAGGTCTTATACGGCATATTTCAAGCAAAAGAATCCATCAAACACGAAGACAATTGCTATCTCTGCGAGGGCTATATGGATGTAATATCTCTCCACATGGCAGGGATCCAAAATACCGTCGCCGCATCGGGAACTTCTCTTACAGAAAATCAAATAAAACAAATAAAAAGATTCACACACAATGTTACCACGCTTTTTGATGGAGACAATGCGGGCATAAAAGCCAGCTTCCGTGGAATAGATATGCTCCTTTCACAAGATATAAACGTCAAAGTAGTTCCATTCCCCGAAAATGAAGACCCCGATAGCTACGCACATAAACTCGGTCCCCAACCATTCAAAGAATTTCTCAAAACAAACGCTACCGACTTTATTCTTTTCAAAACAAAAATATTGCTCAAAAACATTCAAAACGACCCCATAAAAAAAACAGAAATAACAACCGATATTATAACAAGTATTTCCTGTATTCCCAATATTATAAAAAGAGATTTGTATATACAAGAATGCAGTGATATACTGAAGATTAATAAAGATATTATTGAAGTAGCATTACAAAATATACTATCCCCCCAAAAAAAAGATACGCAAAAAAACAAAATCCATCCTACCAATGTTACTTCTGCAAAAGAAAAACCCATAAAAGAAAAAATAACATACCAAGAAGAAGAAAGCATACGAATACTCCTTTTATACGGAAAAGAAACCATCAAACAGCCCGAATCACAAGATATACAGGCACTCACCTATTTTTTCAAAGAAACAGAAGATGACGGAATATCTTTTCAAAGTCCCTTATATCAAGAAATATACGCTCTTTTTAAACAAAAACTCCAAGAAGGGATTCTCGTAGACATGGATTATTTTTTGAAGCACGAATCATTAGAAATCAGAAACTGTGTAGCATCTTTGATAGGGAAAGAAGATAAACACGAATTCAGTAAAAATTGGCAAGAGAGGTATGAAATAAATATTCCGACTGAAAAGGAAGAATTAAAACAAAGTATGTATACCAATATTATCCGACTCAAGCTCTCTTTTATAAAGTTTTTACGGAAGCAAAATATAGAAAAATTGACAAATCCCGAATATGCTCAAGATGAAATCCTTCAAGAAATCAAAGAACAAAATACTATCATACAAGAACTTTCAAAAATTATAGGAAAAGTGTATGAGTTATAA
- a CDS encoding DNA translocase FtsK 4TM domain-containing protein gives MAKNVHRDSDAETGEVKINDLEEKKQRGKVLDFFMDKRLHISIGIFLLLFSIFVFISIISYFFNGKIDQSLVHGSSWGEMKEAFREVKNWFGVFGSITSHYFVFRGFGVGSLFIPPFLFIVGFRIVFRYALYPLGRAFAFCSFAVLWICLTFGLFLKYNPSSFLEYSFLSGAIGYELAEIIDGCMGWGGFLLLLFFLFLFIIYFFNFTEFYYLLEKIKNPKTENITEKEEKPETEDKKNTPNKTKPSRDNQNIVLEVDNTHSPKAEEEQVPNPPLSTKKIEMEIMKNEPAPVDKQVFNGPVKYQPSRFENAEGTFEVVELEDEAMGVEVKNYDPTLDLPQYEYPNPNLLHERPPSKIQVTKEELEANKDKIIETLNNFDIGIAQIKATIGPTVTLYEIIPQAGVRISKIKNLEDDIALSLSALGIRIIAPMPGKGTIGIEVPNKKKEMVDMRSVLATEKFLKSEMDLPIVLGKTISNEVYVTDLAKMPHLLMAGATGQGKSVGLNVILTSLLYKKHPSQLKLVLVDPKKVELTPYNKIEKHFLATLPDVEEPIITDTKKVVNTLNSLCIEMDSRYDLLKIAGSRNIKEYNEKFITRRLNPKNGHRYLPYIVLVIDELADLMMTAGKEVELPIARIAQLARAIGIHLVVATQRPSVNVITGTIKANFPARLSFRVASKIDARTILDTGGAEQLVGQGDMLLSLGSDIIRLQCAFVDTDEVENICSFIEKQNGYPSAYLLPEYVGEEEEGTEKDINLADRDPLFEEAARLIITHQIGSTSLIQRKMKLGYARSGRIMDQLEAAGIVGPMSGGKPRNVTVATEDHLEKILQELNRNSPI, from the coding sequence ATGGCAAAAAATGTTCATCGGGACTCCGACGCGGAGACAGGAGAAGTAAAAATAAATGATTTGGAAGAAAAAAAACAGCGAGGAAAGGTACTTGATTTTTTTATGGATAAGCGTTTGCATATATCTATAGGTATTTTCTTGTTGTTGTTTTCTATTTTTGTATTTATATCTATTATTTCTTATTTTTTCAATGGAAAGATAGACCAAAGCTTAGTGCATGGGAGTTCTTGGGGGGAAATGAAAGAGGCGTTTAGAGAGGTGAAAAATTGGTTTGGAGTATTTGGTTCCATAACTTCTCATTACTTTGTTTTCAGAGGTTTTGGAGTTGGCAGTTTGTTTATTCCTCCTTTCCTTTTTATAGTAGGTTTTCGGATAGTATTTCGGTATGCTCTTTATCCACTTGGGAGAGCGTTTGCTTTTTGTTCCTTTGCTGTTTTGTGGATTTGCCTTACTTTTGGTCTTTTTCTCAAATATAATCCTTCGTCTTTTTTAGAATATTCTTTTTTAAGCGGTGCTATTGGGTATGAATTAGCAGAGATAATAGATGGATGTATGGGATGGGGAGGATTTTTACTGCTTCTCTTTTTTCTTTTTCTTTTTATTATTTATTTTTTTAATTTTACAGAATTTTATTATCTTTTAGAAAAAATAAAGAACCCCAAGACAGAAAATATCACTGAAAAAGAAGAGAAACCCGAAACGGAAGACAAAAAAAATACTCCGAATAAAACAAAACCATCTCGTGACAACCAGAATATTGTTTTAGAAGTAGATAATACACACTCTCCCAAAGCAGAAGAGGAACAAGTTCCCAATCCTCCCCTGAGTACAAAAAAAATAGAAATGGAGATTATGAAAAATGAACCTGCTCCCGTAGATAAACAAGTATTTAACGGACCTGTTAAATACCAACCATCCCGATTTGAGAATGCAGAAGGAACATTTGAAGTGGTAGAATTAGAAGATGAAGCGATGGGTGTAGAAGTAAAAAATTATGACCCTACTTTGGACTTACCCCAATACGAATATCCCAATCCCAATCTTTTACACGAGAGACCGCCTTCTAAAATTCAGGTGACAAAAGAAGAATTAGAAGCAAATAAAGATAAAATTATAGAAACTCTCAATAATTTTGATATAGGAATTGCTCAAATAAAAGCTACCATAGGACCTACCGTAACCCTTTATGAAATAATCCCCCAGGCAGGAGTTCGCATTTCTAAAATTAAAAATTTGGAAGACGACATAGCATTGAGTTTATCTGCATTAGGCATTAGAATTATAGCCCCGATGCCCGGCAAAGGAACAATAGGAATAGAAGTTCCGAATAAAAAAAAAGAAATGGTAGATATGCGTTCTGTCCTTGCAACGGAAAAGTTTCTCAAAAGCGAGATGGACTTACCTATAGTTTTAGGAAAGACAATTTCTAATGAGGTATATGTCACAGATTTAGCAAAGATGCCACATTTGCTTATGGCAGGTGCTACGGGGCAAGGTAAATCTGTAGGTCTCAATGTTATTTTGACTTCTCTTCTCTATAAAAAACATCCTTCACAGCTAAAACTTGTCTTGGTAGATCCAAAAAAAGTAGAACTTACTCCTTATAACAAAATAGAAAAGCACTTTTTAGCGACACTGCCCGACGTGGAAGAACCTATTATTACAGACACAAAAAAAGTAGTCAATACCCTTAATTCTCTTTGTATAGAAATGGACTCCCGTTATGATTTACTCAAAATAGCAGGGAGCAGAAACATCAAAGAATACAATGAAAAATTCATAACAAGGCGACTAAATCCCAAGAATGGACATAGGTACCTGCCTTATATTGTTTTGGTTATAGATGAATTAGCGGACTTAATGATGACAGCAGGAAAAGAAGTGGAGCTTCCTATTGCCCGAATAGCCCAATTGGCAAGGGCAATCGGTATACACTTGGTAGTAGCAACCCAAAGACCCTCTGTGAATGTTATTACGGGAACCATAAAAGCAAACTTCCCTGCACGTTTATCTTTTAGAGTTGCTTCAAAGATTGATGCAAGAACTATTTTGGACACAGGAGGAGCAGAACAATTAGTGGGGCAGGGAGATATGCTTTTGTCCTTAGGAAGTGATATTATACGATTGCAGTGTGCTTTTGTTGATACCGATGAGGTGGAAAATATCTGCTCTTTTATAGAAAAGCAAAATGGGTATCCGAGTGCGTATCTGTTGCCAGAATACGTTGGGGAAGAAGAGGAAGGAACAGAGAAAGACATAAATTTAGCAGACAGAGATCCTCTTTTTGAAGAAGCCGCCCGTCTCATAATTACTCACCAAATCGGCAGCACCTCTCTTATCCAAAGAAAAATGAAACTCGGTTATGCGAGGTCGGGAAGGATAATGGATCAATTAGAAGCCGCAGGCATTGTAGGACCGATGAGCGGTGGCAAACCACGAAATGTTACCGTAGCCACAGAAGACCACTTAGAAAAGATATTACAAGAACTGAATAGAAATAGTCCCATCTAA